CATTGGTACTTGGTAAATGGTAATTGGAAAAAGCTCCCCGCCTTGGATAAGGAGGGGTTGGGGGTGGTTGATTTTTTTAATGCACCATCTTCATTAACTTATAACCAAAAACCATCAACGAATAACCAACAACCAGCAACTACTTAATCACCGGCAGCTCCACGATATCAAACCAGTATTGCGTCAGCTTTTTCATAGTATCTACCAGGGAGTTAAACGTGACAGGTTTGGTGATGAAAGAACTGACGCCTAAATCGTAAGTGTTCAGGATGTCTTCTTCGGCTTTCGAAGTGGTTAATACCACCACCGGGATGCAGCGCAAATGGGCATCTTCTTTTATTTCTTTTAAAGCTTCGCGACCGTCTTTTTTGGGCATGTTTAAGTCCAGTAAAATCAAGCCGGGCGTGGTATACTGGTCTTTGTCGGTGTATTTGCCGCGGTTATGCAGGTAGTCCATTAATTCTTCGCCATTTTCTACGAACTGCATGGTGTTCTTCAACCGGTTTTCTTCTAAGGCTTCTTTCAGCAACATCCGGTCTTCGGCATCATCGTCGGCAATTAAAATAACAATACTTTTTTTGCGGGCGCTCATCGTCTAATTTTTATTCCTGAGGTTGTTTAGTGGCTAGAGTAATAATAAAACGGGTGCCAACCCCCACCTGGCTGCGGGCGGTAATGTCGCCGCCGTGCCGGATGGCAATTTTACGGCAAATGGCTAAACCAATGCCGGAACCTTCGTATTTCTGGCCTTCCAGGCGCTGAAAAATATTAAAAATCCGGTCGAGGTACTTTTCGTCGAACCCAATGCCGTTGTCTTCAATCGAAATTTCTACTTGTTCGTCGCCGGGCGTAGCGGTTAAATGGGCCTGCCGTTGCAACGAGCGCCAATATATTTTTACCACCGGCTGCGTGTTCTCTTTCCGGAATTTAATGGCGTTGCTGATTAAATTTTGAAACAATTGCCGCATTT
The sequence above is a segment of the Adhaeribacter swui genome. Coding sequences within it:
- a CDS encoding response regulator — its product is MSARKKSIVILIADDDAEDRMLLKEALEENRLKNTMQFVENGEELMDYLHNRGKYTDKDQYTTPGLILLDLNMPKKDGREALKEIKEDAHLRCIPVVVLTTSKAEEDILNTYDLGVSSFITKPVTFNSLVDTMKKLTQYWFDIVELPVIK